A single region of the Syngnathoides biaculeatus isolate LvHL_M chromosome 17, ASM1980259v1, whole genome shotgun sequence genome encodes:
- the kyat1 gene encoding kynurenine--oxoglutarate transaminase 1 isoform X1 has product MGIVIGNVVTGSRLARSLFRKVPNTIMSRRLHARRTEGVDKNVWVEFSQMASDYKPVNLGQGFPDFAPTEFIQEAFCEALRGGPSMHQYTRAFGHPRLVKSLAKFFSGIAGHGIDPMEDVLVTVGAYQALFCAFQALVDEGDEVIIVEPFFDCYQPMVKMAGGKAVYVPLRPKAEGAVLSSGDWVLSADELAGKFTPRTKAVVINTPNNPLGKVYKTEELQAIADLCIKHDVLCFSDEVYEWLTYDGAKHVKIASLPGMWERTITVGSAGKTFSATGWKVGWAIGAGNLIKHMKTVHQNSVYHCATAAQEAVARGFERESQRFGAPDSYFRQLPAALQRKREKLAECLESVGLKPIMPEGGYFMIADISSVEVDFNDPSTKDESYDFRFVKWLIKEKGLATIPVSAFYSPEHGADFDKYIRFCFIKEDSTLDAAEAILRKWNVTRDLTSSRPSVHISTD; this is encoded by the exons ATGGGAATAGTCATCGGGAATGTTGTGACTGGAAGTCGCCTCGCCCGGAGCCTCTTTCGGAAGGTTCCAAAT ACGATCATGTCGCGAAGGCTTCACGCGAGGAGGACCGAAGGAGTCGACAAAAACGTTTG GGTGGAGTTCAGCCAGATGGCGTCGGACTACAAACCCGTCAACCTGGGGCAGGGTTTCCCTGACTTCGCCCCTACCGAATTCATCCAAGAGGCCTTCTGCGAGGCCCTGCGCGGGGGGCCCTCCATGCACCAGTACACGCGCGCCTTT GGACACCCACGGCTGGTAAAGAGTCTGGCCAAATTCTTCAGCGGCATCGCCGGACACGGGATCGATCCCATGGAGGACGTCCTGGTGACGGTGGGAGCCTACCAGGCGCTGTTCTGCGCTTTCCAGGCGCTGGTGGACGAAGGAGACGAG GTCATCATCGTGGAGCCTTTCTTTGACTGCTACCAGCCCATGGTGAAGATGGCCGGCGGGAAGGCGGTGTACGTCCCTCTGAGGCCG AAAGCGGAAGGCGCCGTCCTGTCGAGCGGCGACTGGGTCCTGTCCGCCGACGAGCTGGCCGGTAAATTCACCCCGCGCACCAAAGCCGTCGTCATCAACACGCCCAACAACCCGCTGGGAAAG GTGTACAAGACGGAAGAGCTGCAAGCGATCGCCGACCTGTGCATCAAGCACGACGTGCTGTGTTTCAGTGACGAGGTCTACGAGTGGCTCACCTACGACGGAGCCAAGCACGTGAAAATCG CCAGCCTGCCCGGCATGTGGGAGCGAACCATCACGGTCGGCAGCGCGGGGAAGACCTTCAGCGCCACCGGATGGAAG gtGGGCTGGGCTATCGGCGCCGGAAACCTCATCAAGCACATGAAGACGGTCCATCAGAACAGCGTGTACCACTGCGCCACCGCCGCTCAG GAGGCGGTGGCTCGCGGCTTCGAGCGGGAGTCGCAGCGGTTCGGCGCTCCGGACAGTTACTTCCGCCAGCTGCCGGCCGCGCTGCAGCGAAAGCGAGAGAAGCTGGCCGAGTGTCTGGAGAGCGTGGGGCTGAAGCCAATCATGCCAGAGGGGGGCTACTTCATGATCGCCGACATCTCTTCCGTCG AGGTGGATTTCAACGACCCGAGCACAAAGGACGAATCCTACGACTTCAGATTTGTCAAATGGCTCATTAAAGAAAAG GGCTTAGCGACAATACCCGTGTCGGCCTTCTACAGTCCGGAACACGGCGCGGACTTCGATAAATACATCCGCTTCTGCTTCATCAAG GAGGACTCCACGCTGGACGCCGCGGAGGCCATCTTGAGAAAGTGGAACGTGACGCGTGACCTCACTTCCTCCCGCCCCTCCGTCCACATTTCAACCGACTGA
- the surf6 gene encoding surfeit locus protein 6 isoform X1, whose protein sequence is MDLAARDSYIQKLTSKVLNQQPQEPKKRPFAPFKGQKDSGPSQKKKKCQKKSLKDEKKHAATPRNKSSPASANNKHLKVNATNEVGNVKAGFSTVDVLRRRLHEKIEEVKAQGAPKEAPSEAVQAKRAKRKLERERKKRKKKEFRLKKLAETKAQSQQVEVKQEEEEEREKPPAAGKRQEDAVIFNTVETVEEELVDKALKKKAKKQRVKGQITPLSGRNYKQLLSRVEARKDKLEKLREKDEAKARQVETRMKWTNVLYKAEGVKIKDDEAMLRAALANKEKKRSRRKKEWAERSRAVVEKMQKRQDKRRRNIKKRKDAKIENKKNKARKKGRILPEDLKKVAL, encoded by the exons ATGGATCTCGCCGCGAGGGACTCGTACATCCAGAAATTGACGAGTAAAGTGTTAAATCAGCAGCCGCAGGAGCCAAAGAAGAGGCCATTTG ctcCCTTTAAGGGCCAGAAAGACAGCGGTCCgtcacagaagaagaaaaagtgccAAAAGAAGTCGCTTAAAGATGAGAAGAAGCACGCTGCGACGCCTCGGAACAAGTCCAGCCCAGCATCAGCAAACAACAAACACTTGAAAGTGAACGCAACAAACGAAG TAGGAAATGTGAAGGCCGGCTTCTCCACTGTCGACGTTCTACGGAGGCGGCTGCACGAGAAGATTGAGGAGGTGAAAGCGCAG GGAGCCCCCAAGGAGGCGCCGTCGGAGGCGGTCCAGGCCAAGCGAGCCAAGCGGAAACTGGAGCGCGAGCGcaagaagagaaagaagaaggaATTCCGTCTGAAGAAGCTGGCCGAAACCAAAGCGCAAAGCCAGCAGGTTGAGGTCAaacaggaggaagaggaggagcgaGAGAAGCCCCCGGCCGCCGGAAAACGGCAGGAGGACGCCGTCATCTTCAACACGGTGGAAACGGTGGAGGAGGAGTTGGTGGACAAGGCCCTGAAGAAGAAGGCCAAGAAGCAGCGCGTCAAGGGCCAAATCACGCCGCTGTCGGGACGCAACTACAAGCAGCTGCTGAGCCGCGTGGAGGCGCGCAAGGACAAACTGGAGAAGCTGCGGGAGAAGGACGAAGCCAAGGCCCGCCAGGTGGAGACCAGGATGAAGTGGACCAACGTGCTGTACAAGGCCGAGGGCGTCAAGATCAAGGACGACGAGGCCATGCTGCGCGCCGCCCTGGCCAACAAGGAGAAGAAGCGCAGCCGGCGCAAGAAGGAGTGGGCCGAGCGCAGCCGGGCCGTCGTGGAGAAGATGCAGAAGCGGCAGGACAAGCGGCGCAGGAACATCAAGAAGAGGAAGGACGCCAAGATTGAGAACAAGAAGAACAAGGCCAGGAAGAAGGGCCGAATTCTGCCCGAGGACTTGAAGAAAGTCGCCCTGTAG
- the surf6 gene encoding surfeit locus protein 6 isoform X2: MDLAARDSYIQKLTSKVLNQQPQEPKKRPFAPFKGQKDSGPSQKKKKCQKKSLKDEKKHAATPRNKSSPASANNKHLKVNATNEGNVKAGFSTVDVLRRRLHEKIEEVKAQGAPKEAPSEAVQAKRAKRKLERERKKRKKKEFRLKKLAETKAQSQQVEVKQEEEEEREKPPAAGKRQEDAVIFNTVETVEEELVDKALKKKAKKQRVKGQITPLSGRNYKQLLSRVEARKDKLEKLREKDEAKARQVETRMKWTNVLYKAEGVKIKDDEAMLRAALANKEKKRSRRKKEWAERSRAVVEKMQKRQDKRRRNIKKRKDAKIENKKNKARKKGRILPEDLKKVAL; this comes from the exons ATGGATCTCGCCGCGAGGGACTCGTACATCCAGAAATTGACGAGTAAAGTGTTAAATCAGCAGCCGCAGGAGCCAAAGAAGAGGCCATTTG ctcCCTTTAAGGGCCAGAAAGACAGCGGTCCgtcacagaagaagaaaaagtgccAAAAGAAGTCGCTTAAAGATGAGAAGAAGCACGCTGCGACGCCTCGGAACAAGTCCAGCCCAGCATCAGCAAACAACAAACACTTGAAAGTGAACGCAACAAACGAAG GAAATGTGAAGGCCGGCTTCTCCACTGTCGACGTTCTACGGAGGCGGCTGCACGAGAAGATTGAGGAGGTGAAAGCGCAG GGAGCCCCCAAGGAGGCGCCGTCGGAGGCGGTCCAGGCCAAGCGAGCCAAGCGGAAACTGGAGCGCGAGCGcaagaagagaaagaagaaggaATTCCGTCTGAAGAAGCTGGCCGAAACCAAAGCGCAAAGCCAGCAGGTTGAGGTCAaacaggaggaagaggaggagcgaGAGAAGCCCCCGGCCGCCGGAAAACGGCAGGAGGACGCCGTCATCTTCAACACGGTGGAAACGGTGGAGGAGGAGTTGGTGGACAAGGCCCTGAAGAAGAAGGCCAAGAAGCAGCGCGTCAAGGGCCAAATCACGCCGCTGTCGGGACGCAACTACAAGCAGCTGCTGAGCCGCGTGGAGGCGCGCAAGGACAAACTGGAGAAGCTGCGGGAGAAGGACGAAGCCAAGGCCCGCCAGGTGGAGACCAGGATGAAGTGGACCAACGTGCTGTACAAGGCCGAGGGCGTCAAGATCAAGGACGACGAGGCCATGCTGCGCGCCGCCCTGGCCAACAAGGAGAAGAAGCGCAGCCGGCGCAAGAAGGAGTGGGCCGAGCGCAGCCGGGCCGTCGTGGAGAAGATGCAGAAGCGGCAGGACAAGCGGCGCAGGAACATCAAGAAGAGGAAGGACGCCAAGATTGAGAACAAGAAGAACAAGGCCAGGAAGAAGGGCCGAATTCTGCCCGAGGACTTGAAGAAAGTCGCCCTGTAG
- the kyat1 gene encoding kynurenine--oxoglutarate transaminase 1 isoform X2, translating to MSRRLHARRTEGVDKNVWVEFSQMASDYKPVNLGQGFPDFAPTEFIQEAFCEALRGGPSMHQYTRAFGHPRLVKSLAKFFSGIAGHGIDPMEDVLVTVGAYQALFCAFQALVDEGDEVIIVEPFFDCYQPMVKMAGGKAVYVPLRPKAEGAVLSSGDWVLSADELAGKFTPRTKAVVINTPNNPLGKVYKTEELQAIADLCIKHDVLCFSDEVYEWLTYDGAKHVKIASLPGMWERTITVGSAGKTFSATGWKVGWAIGAGNLIKHMKTVHQNSVYHCATAAQEAVARGFERESQRFGAPDSYFRQLPAALQRKREKLAECLESVGLKPIMPEGGYFMIADISSVEVDFNDPSTKDESYDFRFVKWLIKEKGLATIPVSAFYSPEHGADFDKYIRFCFIKEDSTLDAAEAILRKWNVTRDLTSSRPSVHISTD from the exons ATGTCGCGAAGGCTTCACGCGAGGAGGACCGAAGGAGTCGACAAAAACGTTTG GGTGGAGTTCAGCCAGATGGCGTCGGACTACAAACCCGTCAACCTGGGGCAGGGTTTCCCTGACTTCGCCCCTACCGAATTCATCCAAGAGGCCTTCTGCGAGGCCCTGCGCGGGGGGCCCTCCATGCACCAGTACACGCGCGCCTTT GGACACCCACGGCTGGTAAAGAGTCTGGCCAAATTCTTCAGCGGCATCGCCGGACACGGGATCGATCCCATGGAGGACGTCCTGGTGACGGTGGGAGCCTACCAGGCGCTGTTCTGCGCTTTCCAGGCGCTGGTGGACGAAGGAGACGAG GTCATCATCGTGGAGCCTTTCTTTGACTGCTACCAGCCCATGGTGAAGATGGCCGGCGGGAAGGCGGTGTACGTCCCTCTGAGGCCG AAAGCGGAAGGCGCCGTCCTGTCGAGCGGCGACTGGGTCCTGTCCGCCGACGAGCTGGCCGGTAAATTCACCCCGCGCACCAAAGCCGTCGTCATCAACACGCCCAACAACCCGCTGGGAAAG GTGTACAAGACGGAAGAGCTGCAAGCGATCGCCGACCTGTGCATCAAGCACGACGTGCTGTGTTTCAGTGACGAGGTCTACGAGTGGCTCACCTACGACGGAGCCAAGCACGTGAAAATCG CCAGCCTGCCCGGCATGTGGGAGCGAACCATCACGGTCGGCAGCGCGGGGAAGACCTTCAGCGCCACCGGATGGAAG gtGGGCTGGGCTATCGGCGCCGGAAACCTCATCAAGCACATGAAGACGGTCCATCAGAACAGCGTGTACCACTGCGCCACCGCCGCTCAG GAGGCGGTGGCTCGCGGCTTCGAGCGGGAGTCGCAGCGGTTCGGCGCTCCGGACAGTTACTTCCGCCAGCTGCCGGCCGCGCTGCAGCGAAAGCGAGAGAAGCTGGCCGAGTGTCTGGAGAGCGTGGGGCTGAAGCCAATCATGCCAGAGGGGGGCTACTTCATGATCGCCGACATCTCTTCCGTCG AGGTGGATTTCAACGACCCGAGCACAAAGGACGAATCCTACGACTTCAGATTTGTCAAATGGCTCATTAAAGAAAAG GGCTTAGCGACAATACCCGTGTCGGCCTTCTACAGTCCGGAACACGGCGCGGACTTCGATAAATACATCCGCTTCTGCTTCATCAAG GAGGACTCCACGCTGGACGCCGCGGAGGCCATCTTGAGAAAGTGGAACGTGACGCGTGACCTCACTTCCTCCCGCCCCTCCGTCCACATTTCAACCGACTGA